A section of the Hevea brasiliensis isolate MT/VB/25A 57/8 chromosome 17, ASM3005281v1, whole genome shotgun sequence genome encodes:
- the LOC110654287 gene encoding protein SMAX1-LIKE 4: protein MRSGACTVQQTLTTEAASVLKHSLSLARRRGHAQVTPLHVAATLLSSRASLLRRACLKSQPHQPSHPLQCRALELCFNVALNRLPTTPGPLLHGQPSLSNALIAALKRAQAHQRRGCIEQQQQQPLLTIKVELEQLIISILDDPSVSRVMREAGFSSTAVKSNIEDSSASSVFQCYSTTGGGVFSSPCSPTPRETQREIIKPTTFWQTHFLSYSSEKNPFLFSPQKKLSSNYFTDSISVKEDIKLVLEAFLRKKRKNTVIVGDCVSITEGLVGELMGMVERGEVPVELKHTQFVKFQFAPVSLRFMKKEDVEMNISQLKRKVDFAGEGGAIIYTGDLKWTIEESVMNGEDSAAAGYSPVDHLVAEIGRLISEYSSSNTKVWLMATASYQTYMRCQMRQPPLEIQWALQAVSVPSGGLGLSLHGTSINESRLNFSQNPSQLLETKPFISNGKEEQDKLTCCPECTSSCEKEAQLFKSGQQKNLPPWLNPQGTSANQKDELVELRRKWNGFCQGQHHQGRQIQSHLGSNTLYNNNKNNQWLIEKSHSYASSCPWWPSQNIFPDSNPVSFADLVLKPNQTSNLVPKFRRQQSCTIDFNFGNGTQKQLQSGEPNLDSFKNTRGKEDKITLALGNSLPSDGGDGDRGRSNLCKLLQENVPWQSEIIHSIVEALIETKSTGKGTWILIQGNDTLGKRRLALAIADSVLGSVDLLLYMNMRKKDNEVASCSETLEKTLRNQEKIVALVENVDFADTQFMKLLADGFETGKFGESANQPVFILTKGGNFMSYEDGKMDQDSVIRMTLEVKETTTPSMDLKRKAEWDISRKNKTPRTRENKDVENGNMKKDFSRQSSFNTLDLNIKANEDDESEEKPGEFSPTSSDLTRETTSDPVTPHWFLDSIENRYVFDRNQDQDREMTEVLSSKMKRYIEETFGDQNVNGFSIEERVLEEVLYGYGSFVNSLLERWLKDIFQTTLQRVKIGGKEGVGIRLCFEGRNGKILEEGFMGTCLPNKIQVSFMD, encoded by the exons ATGCGCTCAGGAGCTTGTACGGTGCAGCAGACCCTCACCACAGAGGCTGCTTCAGTCTTGAAGCATTCTCTTagcttggcgaggaggagaggcCATGCTCAGGTCACTCCTCTTCATGTGGCTGCTACCTTGCTAAGCTCAAGAGCAAGTCTTTTGAGAAGGGCTTGTCTCAAATCTCAGCCTCACCAACCTTCTCATCCTCTTCAATGCAGAGCTCTTGAGCTTTGCTTTAATGTCGCACTCAATAGACTCCCAACAACTCCTGGACCTTTACTTCATGGCCAGCCCTCTCTTTCCAATGCTCTAATTGCTGCATTAAAACGAGCACAAGCTCACCAGAGAAGAGGCTGCATCGAGCAACAGCAACAACAACCTCTCTTGACCATCAAGGTAGAGTTAGAACAGCTTATAATTTCTATTCTAGATGATCCTAGTGTTAGTAGGGTTATGAGAGAAGCTGGGTTCTCTAGTACTGCTGTGAAGAGCAATATAGAGGACTCTTCAGCTTCTTCTGTGTTTCAGTGTTACAGCACAACAGGTGGTGGTGTTTTCTCTTCACCTTGTTCACCCACTCCTCGTGAAACTCAGAGAGAGATCATCAAACCTACTACTTTCTGGCAAACCCATTTCTTATCTTACTCTTCTGAGAAAAATccttttctcttttctccacAAAAGAAGCTCTCAAGCAACTATTTCACAGATTCAATTTCTGTGAAGGAAGATATTAAGTTGGTATTGGAGGCTTTTTTgagaaagaagagaaagaatACTGTGATAGTAGGTGACTGTGTGTCGATAACAGAAGGACTTGTTGGAGAGCTGATGGGAATGGTAGAGAGAGGAGAGGTTCCAGTGGAATTGAAACATACCCAGTTTGTTAAATTTCAATTTGCACCAGTTTCTTTGAGGTTCATGAAGAAAGAAGATGTGGAAATGAATATCTCTCAACTGAAAAGGAAAGTGGATTTTGCTGGAGAAGGTGGGGCCATTATCTATACAGGAGACCTGAAGTGGACAATTGAAGAAAGTGTAATGAATGGAGAGGACTCAGCTGCAGCAGGTTATAGTCCAGTTGATCATCTCGTGGCAGAAATAGGAAGATTAATCTCAGAATATAGCAGCTCAAACACTAAGGTGTGGTTAATGGCTACTGCAAGTTATCAGACATACATGAGGTGCCAGATGAGGCAACCTCCTCTGGAGATTCAATGGGCACTTCAAGCTGTTTCAGTTCCCTCAGGTGGACTTGGTTTGAGCCTCCATGGTACCAG TATCAATGAATCAAGGTTAAATTTCTCCCAAAACCCATCTCAATTACTAGAAACAAAACCCTTCATTAGCAATGGCAAGGAAGAGCAAGATAAGCTAACTTGCTGTCCAGAATGCACCTCCAGTTGTGAAAAAGAGGCTCAACTCTTCAAATCAGGACAACAGAAAAATTTACCTCCTTGGCTTAATCCACAAGGCACTAGTGCCAATCAAAAG GATGAATTGGTTGAGTTGAGAAGAAAATGGAATGGATTCTGCCAGGGCCAACACCACCAAGGAAGGCAAATTCAAAGCCATTTGGGTTCCAATACCTTgtacaacaacaacaaaaataatCAATGGCTAATTGAGAAGAGCCATTCATATGCTTCATCATGCCCTTGGTGGCCGAGCCAAAACATCTTCCCAGATTCAAATCCAGTCTCCTTCGCAGACTTAGTTTTGAAGCCTAACCAGACCTCCAATCTTGTGCCTAAATTTAGACGTCAACAATCTTGCACTATTGATTTCAACTTTGGCAATGGAACCCAAAAGCAATTACAGTCAGGAGAACCAAACCTGGATTCTTTCAAGAACACTCGGGGTAAGGAAGACAAGATCACACTTGCCCTTGGCAATTCTTTACCCTCTGATGGTGGGGATGGAGACAGAGGGAGGAGTAATTTGTGTAAGTTATTGCAAGAGAATGTGCCCTGGCAATCTGAAATCATTCATTCTATAGTAGAAGCTTTGATCGAAACTAAATCAACTGGAAAAGGGACCTGGATACTGATCCAAGGCAATGACACATTGGGAAAAAGAAGATTGGCCCTTGCAATTGCAGATTCTGTTTTGGGATCTGTTGATTTACTACTGTACATGAACATGAGGAAAAAGGATAATGAGGTAGCTTCATGTTCTGAGACATTAGAAAAAACTTTAAGAAATCAAGAAAAGATTGTTGCTTTGGTGGAAAATGTTGATTTTGCTGATACCCAGTTCATGAAACTCCTTGCTGATGGATTTGAAACTGGAAAGTTTGGAGAATCAGCAAACCAACCAGTATTCATTTTGACAAAAGGTGGTAATTTCATGAGCTATGAAGATGGGAAGATGGATCAAGATTCTGTTATCAGGATGACCCTGGAGGTGAAGGAAACAACAACCCCAAGCATGGATCTCAAGAGAAAAGCTGAGTGGGACATTTCAAGAAAGAACAAGACTCCAAGAACCCGTGAAAACAAAGATGTTGAAAATGGAAACATGAAAAAAGACTTCTCAAGGCAGTCAAGCTTCAACACACTTGATCTCAACATCAAGGCCAATGAGGATGATGAAAGTGAAGAAAAACCTGGGGAATTTAGCCCCACTTCGAGCGATTTGACTCGTGAGACCACCTCTGATCCTGTAACTCCACATTGGTTTCTTGATTCGATTGAGAACCGGTATGTTTTCGATCGAAATCAAGATCAGGACAGGGAGATGACAGAGGTTCTCTCATCCAAGATGAAGAGGTATATCGAGGAAACTTTTGGGGATCAAAATGTAAATGGTTTTAGCATTGAGGAGAGGGTATTAGAAGAGGTATTATATGGATATGGTTCTTTTGTTAACAGTTTGCTTGAAAGATGGCTAAAAGACATCTTTCAAACAACCTTACAAAGAGTTAAAATTGGAGGGAAAGAGGGTGTGGGAATTAGGCTTTGTTTTGAAGGTAGAAATGGGAAAATTTTGGAGGAGGGATTCATGGGTACATGTCTGCCCAACAAAATCCAAGTTTCCTTCATGGACTAA